TCTGAATATGAAATCGGCTTATTTGCATTTGTTTACTGATATGCTGGCTTCGGTTGCGGTTTTAATTGGTGGTCTGTTAATGAAATATTTTCAATGGTTTTGGGTTGATAGCGTATTGACTTTGGTTATAGCTATTTATTTGATAGTCGTTGGTTTTGATTTATTAAAAGAATCTACTCAAATGCTGATGCTCTTTACACCAAAGCATATTGATGTTAATGAGATTATTGAGGAAGTTCATAAAATCACTGGTGTGAACAAATTGCACCATATCCATGTTTGGTACCTTAATGAAGAAGAATTGCATCTTGAAGCACATTTAGATTGCTCAGAAGATATAAAAATGTCTGAATTCAATGCTCTTTTAGATAAAGTAGAACATGTTTTATTTGAAAAATTTCACATTAATCATATTAATATTCAGCCTGAATATAAAAAAGTAGAAGATTCTAAGGATTTTATAGTTCAGGACTAGCTTTATAAAAAATCGCGGTGCTTCGCACCAAAAATAATTTAAGCCCGTTGATGAAACTGGGCTTTTTTATTTTATACTGACTAAATTTACATTAATTGAGTCAACGTACTGACTGAATTTACATTAATTGAGTCAATGAACTGACTGAATTTACATTTTTTTGATTAACTTTGACATTGATTTTAAATAGAAAAGCAATGGAAAGTTATTTAAAAAGAGCCATTTTTGATAATTTTAGTAAAAAAGTTTTACCAAATAAAGTTTTGATTTTATTAGGCGCACGACGTGTGGGGAAAACTGAATTAATTAAAAATTACCTCAAAACAATACCTTCCGAAACTTATTTACAATTAAATGGAGAAGATATTCATGATGCAAATTTATTGCAAGAAAGATCTGTTTCTAATTACAAGAGGCTTTTAGCTAATATTGATTTATTGGTTATCGATGAAGCTCAAATGATTCCAGAAATTGGTTTGATTTTAAAACTTATTGTAGATAGTATTGATAGTATCAAAATTATTGCAACGGGTTCTTCTGTTTTTGATTTGAATAACATGCTTGGCGAACCATTAGTCGGTCGAAAAAACAC
The Flavobacterium sp. 5 DNA segment above includes these coding regions:
- a CDS encoding cation diffusion facilitator family transporter, with the translated sequence MEHHHNHSHHHHSVEGKNLLFSIVLNIVITVSQIIGGILSGSLALLSDALHNFSDVLSLVFSYVAHKLSKKKASVNQTFGYKRAELIAAFINAMTLIIVALFLVYEGVERFFNPSTIEYGLVIWLSILGIVANGLSALMLKGDADKNLNMKSAYLHLFTDMLASVAVLIGGLLMKYFQWFWVDSVLTLVIAIYLIVVGFDLLKESTQMLMLFTPKHIDVNEIIEEVHKITGVNKLHHIHVWYLNEEELHLEAHLDCSEDIKMSEFNALLDKVEHVLFEKFHINHINIQPEYKKVEDSKDFIVQD